A genomic window from Sphingobacteriales bacterium includes:
- a CDS encoding SRPBCC domain-containing protein — protein MAKKIPFTVERTFKSSPAILYSFLTTPSGLVQWFADYVDLDPNGEVFTFEWNGEEQVAEVLAYEDDEFIKLRWEDEEDDKAFFEYRIRVTDITKETILTVTDYAYKDELDSSKELWKSQLNDLAKALGNG, from the coding sequence ATGGCCAAAAAAATCCCATTTACGGTAGAAAGAACATTTAAATCCTCTCCCGCAATTTTATATTCTTTCCTTACCACCCCTTCCGGGTTGGTACAGTGGTTTGCAGATTATGTGGATTTGGATCCGAATGGTGAGGTATTCACGTTTGAATGGAATGGCGAAGAACAGGTGGCGGAGGTGCTCGCCTATGAAGATGATGAATTTATAAAATTACGCTGGGAGGATGAAGAAGATGATAAGGCATTTTTTGAATACCGCATCCGCGTAACCGATATCACCAAAGAGACCATTCTCACCGTGACCGATTATGCGTACAAGGATGAATTAGACAGCTCGAAAGAACTCTGGAAGAGCCAGCTGAATGATTTGGCCAAGGCCCTGGGAAACGGATGA
- a CDS encoding T9SS type A sorting domain-containing protein produces MILTQGFNQPNYQVVSRISESLFSDVKINVYPNPTTGIIAIKTEGTSTKKIYLDIISIDGKKQLQNIELDGTEKNVDLSPFSSGIYFLNFKDISDNNQTTYKILKSSQN; encoded by the coding sequence ATGATACTCACTCAAGGCTTTAACCAGCCTAACTATCAGGTGGTGTCCCGTATCAGTGAATCACTTTTTAGTGACGTTAAAATTAATGTGTATCCTAATCCTACAACCGGGATCATTGCAATAAAAACCGAAGGTACCTCAACAAAAAAAATCTATCTGGATATAATCAGTATCGACGGGAAAAAACAACTGCAAAACATAGAATTAGACGGCACAGAAAAGAATGTCGATTTATCACCGTTTTCTTCCGGTATCTATTTCCTGAATTTTAAAGACATCAGCGACAATAATCAAACAACCTATAAAATTTTAAAATCATCCCAAAATTAA
- a CDS encoding class I SAM-dependent methyltransferase, translating to MQTTTEILIKNKRIVPKEFNKIAGKYDFATALSQGYQDDLNRSANLLQLKGDELVLDICCGTGKSTAALLPKMTTGKIIAIDNSEDMLSVARQKFSKPIAQRKIDLQLQDAMQLDFADESVDAIFMAYGLRNMPDYEKCVDNLFRMLKPGGQLVIHDYSLRDTWYAKLFWAILGYGFIVPFCTLVSGSSTIYTYLIKSVLKFLSPAEIIDLLIRKGFTETGILQQPGWRKPILHGFRAVKP from the coding sequence ATGCAGACTACCACCGAAATACTAATTAAGAATAAAAGGATTGTCCCTAAAGAATTTAATAAGATTGCCGGCAAATATGATTTTGCAACGGCTTTGAGCCAGGGCTATCAGGATGATTTGAACCGGAGTGCCAATCTTCTGCAGTTAAAAGGTGATGAACTCGTCTTGGATATCTGTTGCGGAACAGGCAAATCGACAGCAGCCCTGCTTCCTAAAATGACCACCGGTAAAATTATTGCCATTGATAATTCTGAAGATATGTTGTCTGTTGCGAGACAAAAGTTTTCGAAACCGATAGCTCAGCGAAAGATAGATCTGCAACTGCAGGATGCCATGCAGCTTGATTTTGCAGATGAAAGTGTGGATGCGATATTTATGGCCTACGGCCTGCGCAATATGCCTGACTATGAAAAGTGTGTGGACAATTTATTTCGTATGCTCAAACCCGGCGGGCAGCTGGTCATCCACGACTATTCGCTCCGGGATACGTGGTATGCCAAGCTGTTTTGGGCGATATTGGGATACGGATTCATTGTGCCTTTCTGTACTTTGGTTTCCGGTTCGTCTACGATATACACTTACCTGATAAAAAGTGTACTGAAGTTCTTAAGCCCGGCAGAAATAATTGACTTGCTGATAAGGAAAGGGTTTACAGAAACCGGCATACTGCAACAACCGGGATGGCGAAAACCTATTCTGCACGGTTTCAGAGCGGTGAAGCCCTAA